GGTTCATTTGGTTCTTTGGAAGCAGAAAACTGGAAAAATGTTCTGCTGTTTTCACAAATACAACACCAACCGAAAAGGTTTTCAATTGAAGAAAGTAATACAGATTTTTGTATTTGGAATACCGACTTTAATTTTATGGCTGATGTGGGTAATGAGATTTTGTCTTATTCAGGGCAATCGTTTGCTGATCGTCCGATTATAAATCTGGTGTGTGATATGTCAACAGTATATTCAGGTACATTTTACCCTGTAGCAAATGCTTCAATTATAAATATACCGGCAATTGTAAACACATTTACACTTCTTGGTTACAGGGTTATTACCACTAATAATTACATTCTTCAAGATGCAGATTTTTATTATCTGATGCTTGTTGGTGGGGCAAACTCTACTGAAATTGCACCGCTTCCTGATTACGTTGATACTTTATTAAACAGTTCATCAACCGTTTTCCTGCATCCCGTTTTTGGAATACCTGATGAGAATGATGCCTCAGATTGGATACCGGTAAGGAATTTCTTTGGATTGCCTTCAGGAGATACACAAACACTGATAGATGCATTACCCGAAAGCGTCTCTTTCAATAATTTCAATGTTTTGTGGGGAGGTGTAAATCTTTGGATTACTCCCCTTATTGAGAATCTTCCTGTTTCACAAATTAACACAAGTATTGCCTCAGTATTGTTATCAGGAGAAGTTAATACGGATGATATTGCATTAATTATCCAAAACGGGAACAAATATCTGATAAACAGCAATTTAATTCATTTGGAAACATCATATATTCTCTCCGAATTACTTGCCGGTCCTATGAATGCTCCCGGAATAGCAGATATCGCAATCGTTGATGATATGGCCGTAATTTATGCTGAATACAATACCGAGATTAATATAGATTTACCGTGGAGAGGAATTAGTCATTTAATCCGTTATAATCCTCAAGGTGATAAAATATTGGATACCCTTTTTGCAACAGGAGGTAATTATACCGATACTTTGTTTCGGGGAGAATTGGTTTTGCTTATTGACAGTTTAGTAGTAGATATTAAAGAAATACCTTGTTGTAATCAGTTAACGAATCACCCAAATCCGTTCAGTTCTGAAACAAACATAAGTTTTGAGTTGTCTGAACCGGCAACTGTTAAACTTTCTGTTTATGATGTTAACGGAATGTTAATCACTACTCTCATTAACGGTTATAAAAGCAAAGGAAAATATAATATAAAATGGAATGGCCGAAATATTAATAAAAAAATAATGCTTAGCGGCATATATTTATGTAGGCTTGAGTTAATATCGAAAGGTAATATAATTAAAAACTGTAATACAAAAATGGTATTATTAAAATAAAAACTTAATATAATACCCATAAGAGGCATAGTTCAACTGCATTTTTTCAACAATTGCTTACAAATTATTCAGAAGCATATCTTTTTTTTCAGTATTTTTTGTTATTTTTGAGTACTCACATTCTGCATGTCGCAACTGTCGATAGAATGCTTAAATGTTGGGCAAAATTGATAAGAAATGAATACTACAGA
The genomic region above belongs to Bacteroidales bacterium and contains:
- a CDS encoding T9SS type A sorting domain-containing protein translates to MKKLNLFLICIIINFSSVLGQQQFEFCNNFIQNLSFITGTDEGIEQNLDDNFGWMQDQGYTHLRYFGIYPNGYHIFPSPTLDANGYPTDSGLETYLSIILSKADQYGIIVNFDGLEIIAESNQDTLQSGYGYLTEQEVADVVQELLSLGVTFISEEQFGGSYLQAIQTVTSQMGATHETTASSWWFDTVYADEQLASVFNFYHYDQAELDSLIALSGTYPPSNIGNLHVIVEGADYYEFPISVAVGSFGSLEAENWKNVLLFSQIQHQPKRFSIEESNTDFCIWNTDFNFMADVGNEILSYSGQSFADRPIINLVCDMSTVYSGTFYPVANASIINIPAIVNTFTLLGYRVITTNNYILQDADFYYLMLVGGANSTEIAPLPDYVDTLLNSSSTVFLHPVFGIPDENDASDWIPVRNFFGLPSGDTQTLIDALPESVSFNNFNVLWGGVNLWITPLIENLPVSQINTSIASVLLSGEVNTDDIALIIQNGNKYLINSNLIHLETSYILSELLAGPMNAPGIADIAIVDDMAVIYAEYNTEINIDLPWRGISHLIRYNPQGDKILDTLFATGGNYTDTLFRGELVLLIDSLVVDIKEIPCCNQLTNHPNPFSSETNISFELSEPATVKLSVYDVNGMLITTLINGYKSKGKYNIKWNGRNINKKIMLSGIYLCRLELISKGNIIKNCNTKMVLLK